The Henckelia pumila isolate YLH828 chromosome 2, ASM3356847v2, whole genome shotgun sequence genome includes a window with the following:
- the LOC140883908 gene encoding uncharacterized protein, with the protein MSDRLTSHGGICVLLMRGVIASGHMGCHGPQSSQSDDRLLFRADVEPLSGNTIFLCETIKKIRIYPYRNSRQMENMKWQKLLQEYLEQRLAWFLPFPFPVLVPPPPLPEFVIISAPHPTESVISPSPPPDFSLSPPSTVPSLNPVSPPSPLPSHDRHVSPPSFYAPAERPSAQNRTSREYRRQLLIVTSAI; encoded by the exons ATGAGTGACAGATTAACATCACACGGTGGGATATGTGTTCTCCTGATGCGAGGTGTGATTGCATCTGGTCATATGGGATGCCATG GCCCACAGAGTTCTCAAAGTGATGATCGCCTTCTTTTTCGGGCTGATGTTGAGCCGCTGAGTGGGAATACAATTTTTCTTTGTGAAACGATCAAG AAAATTAGAATTTATCCCTATAGGAACTCAAGGCAGATGGAGAATATGAAATGGCAAAAATTGCTACAGGAGTATCTTGAACAGAGGCTCGCATGGTTTcttccttttccttttcctGTTCTTGTTCCTCCACCTCCTCTACCAGAGTTTGTAATAATCAGTGCACCTCATCCAACAGAATCTGTGATAAGTCCGTCTCCTCCCCCTGATTTTTCGTTGTCCCCACCTTCTACCGTTCCTTCTCTAAATCCAGTTTCGCCGCCATCCCCATTGCCTTCTCATGATAGACATGTTTCTCCGCCATCATTCTATGCCCCAGCAGAAAGGCCAAGTGCACAAAACAGAACTTCCAGGGAATATCGTCGTCAACTACTTATAGTCACTTCAGCCATTTGA